Below is a genomic region from Dehalococcoides mccartyi.
ATGTCAAACCTGTATGCAGGAGATTACCAATAGCTTTTTCCCAGCTTTATATTTGTCTTGCCCGATATGTTGTCATGTAAAGCTATACATGACAAGTTTACATGACAAGTGTTAATAAAAACATCGTACTAAAGTACTAGTACCACCTGAAAACAAAAAAAGCGGCAATGCCGCTCTCTAAGCTGAAGCTGGGGAAATTATTTGTTAATCAGCTTTGAATTTCATATTCTTAAGGACATCTGACGCAACTTTGTTAATCTTCTCCAGCATGACAATAAATGATTCAACCTCGGTTTCATTTAAAACCTTAAAAAGTACATCGTGTTGGGTTTTTATTGTTTTCTCAATACCCTCACAAATTTCCACACCCTTTGGAGTGAGTTCAATCCTTATCAGATTTTTGTATTCCAAATCTTTAATCAGATTTATAGTGCCGTTTTTTTGCATCCGCCCAAGTATTCTGGAGACCGCCGCTGCATCACGCCTGATTATCTTTCCGAGTCTGGTAGGAGTCATCGAAACTGATGAATTGTGAATTTCAACCATAATAATAGCCTGCTCCGGTGTAACACCAAGAGGCTGAAAACTCTTTGTAATAACTCGGTAGACTAAAACCCGTACTTGTTCAAGCCTTAAACCGGCTTTTATATATTTATCCTCTGTGCCAAAGGAAACCCAGTACTGGTCGGCTTCTTTTTGCTTTCTGCCCGGTACCACAGCCATAAAATAGACCTCTTTTTATTACTATATTACACTGACGATAATCATGCTAGATAATATATTCTAGGATTATATGCCATTTTACATACCTAAGACAAATTAAGCCGCATCTCAACTGAATAAAAAATGCCCTCACCTTAAGAAGCGGGGACACTTTAACTAAATAACCCGGCAGGGAAATTAAATAGAGCTAATCCTATAAACTAGACCACCGTAAAATCCAGCCTGAAATATTCGCTTATGCCTATATATAGAGCCACCTGATAATGCCCCTTTAAAAACCCTCCTTCAGGTTTTTCCAGAGAGTCAGTATGCACGCAGGTAGACGAATCAATAAGGGAAATACTTTGTATCTCATTTCCTTCAAAAAACCAGACTACCATGGTAGCCGCACAGCATACATCCAACGAACGCGGCTGCCAACTGAAATATATCACAGGAGTATCTGAAGTGAAGGTGTCACAGCGGTCTGCCGCTATGCCATCATTGCCTATAGCAGATGAAGTATGGGCATTAAATATCCTGGCGTAATCCAGTGAAAAAGGAACTGCGCCGGTATCTTGGGCGGCATCACCGCAACCACTACCAAACAACATTATCCCGCCTGCCAGCACTGCCGTCAGCCATATATTTATAAACTTGAATGATTTCATATACCTATACCCCTGTATCACTTGAATTTCTGAAATATTCTGCACTGAAATCCGGTATGAATCTATAAATATCATCCTGTTTCCAGCCGGTCATACCCCAGAGGTTCTTGTCCCGGCTCTGGCGGTCATCCCAGCACCTGATTATCTTGGCATCGTTCGGCCTGACCGGATGAATACGGCAGGTCTTCTTTTCCTTATCAAAGAAGATGCAGTAACCGCGGTCATAAGTCCGTCTGGGATGTATGCGGGCACCTGTTATATCCTCCTGCCCTTCCTTCGCCCACCTGAGGAAAAAGGTCTGGCAGTCCGCCGTATCCGCCACCATGTACCTGTCTATCAGCTCCTTGACCGAAATATTCAG
It encodes:
- a CDS encoding MarR family winged helix-turn-helix transcriptional regulator, producing MAVVPGRKQKEADQYWVSFGTEDKYIKAGLRLEQVRVLVYRVITKSFQPLGVTPEQAIIMVEIHNSSVSMTPTRLGKIIRRDAAAVSRILGRMQKNGTINLIKDLEYKNLIRIELTPKGVEICEGIEKTIKTQHDVLFKVLNETEVESFIVMLEKINKVASDVLKNMKFKAD
- a CDS encoding YkgJ family cysteine cluster protein, which translates into the protein MQELRPFMSNLSARDISNYRALTAGYENYCREQAGRHFMASKFNFKKCQCCGYCCLCYPCMPRPDEIPPVAEYLNISVKELIDRYMVADTADCQTFFLRWAKEGQEDITGARIHPRRTYDRGYCIFFDKEKKTCRIHPVRPNDAKIIRCWDDRQSRDKNLWGMTGWKQDDIYRFIPDFSAEYFRNSSDTGV